DNA sequence from the Tissierella sp. genome:
GAGATTTTAGTGATTTCTTTAATATGTTTTTTGAGGGTGCTGGTCAAAGAGGCAGTAATAGAAGTGGTGGATTCGACTTAGGTAATTTATTTGGTGGTGGAAGAAAATCTTCGAAAAAAGTAGCACCTTCTTATGAATCAGAATTAAATATTACTATGGAAGAAGGATATCATGGTATAACTAAGGATATTACCTTAAATATTGGTGGCGAGAATAAAACCTTGTCAGTAAATATTCCAAAAGGAATATTTCCCGGGAAAAGATTGAAGGTTAAAGGGGAAAAATGGGGAATAAAGGGAGATATATTATTTAAAATCAATTTTATGGAAGATAGAAAAAATGAATTAGATGGTTTAAATATCATATCAAAACTAGATTTACTTCCTTGGGAAGCAGCATTAGGTGAGAAAAAAGTAGTTAAAACAATGGATGGGAAAATTAAGATAGACATACCTAAGGCAATTTCATCTGGTAAGAAAATAAGGATACCTAAAAAGGGTTATAAGGATATGAATGGAGACCAAGGTGATTTATTTGTTGAAATAAATATAGTAAATCCACCAAGCTTAAGTGAAGAAGAGATAGAGTTATATGAAAAATTGAAGGAAATATCCCAAAGATAGTGATGAACATTGGGATGTAAGGATGAAAGCAAATAAATACAATTAAAGTTAATTCATATAATTAGGAAGGCTGACATTAGTATTTCATAAGTCAGCCTTCTTACTTATAAACAGCATATAGATTATCACTAAAGTTGAAAATAGTATGTAAAAAACTATTATAATTGTTTTTAGCATACTATTTCAATGTAATAAATGAGAAAATGAAGGTAAATTAATATGGTAAAGATATTATAGCTGTGTATTCACAGACATGATATAATAATGATTAAGAAATATTTTTAAGGAGGTGGGTATTATGAATAAATGCATAAATTGCATTTACAAATCTAATACTTTGCAGGAGGTATTTATATTTGAGTTACAAAAAGGCAGCAGAAATATTACCGCCTCGCCTACTAGAAGAGGTCCAGAAGTATGTTGATGGAGGACTTATTTACATTCCTAAATCTGGTGATAGAGTAGGTTGGGGTGAATTAACAGGTTCTAAAGATGCCATTGAAAAAAGGAATAAGGAAATTATTAAATTGTTTCAATATGGCACTAAAATCAGCAAGATATCAGAGGATTATTATTTAAGTCTCGAAACCGTTAGAAAAATAGTATATGGTAAAAAACTATTATAACTATTCTTTCCCTATGATTATTGTATGAAAGATGAGAGAATATACTTAACCGGTTAATATAGAAGAAGGGAGATGGTGTTTTGAAAATAATAGAGGTGCTTTTAATATAAGTACAAAACCAGCTAAGTTCAATAACTTAGCTGGTTTTATGTCATTATATCCATTAATATTCCTTGGATATCATTTAATCTTTTTAATATATTAATCCTTTTATTTTCTATATCGAGAAATTCCTGCGTTAGTTCATCCAACTCCTGATCCACTTTTTTAACCAAAGAATAAATCCTGTGTCTACCTCGTCTATCAAGGGAGCTTTCTTTAAAGAACACATGGGAGTTATTTACTGTTATATTTAAAAATTCCTTAACTAATTTCTTATAATTAATTAAATCATCTATAAACAATTTATCAGATAATTTATTGGACTGAGTTTCAATCTTATCATATAGGGCTTTTAGCTCAATTCTTATCTGATCCTGCTCCAGTTCATTTAGTTTCATTTTAAAGGTATCTTTTACAGCTTTTTTATCCACAGCTCTTGAAATTTGAATAGGTGAAATATTCTCCATACCAGTTTTATTAATTCGATTCACAACAATCCCTCCCACCCTATCTATTATACATTATCGGCAGAAAAATAGAAATAAGTAATATCTTCTCAAGAAATAGGAAGAAAATGTCGATAGATAAAATGACTTAATCAAGAATTGAAATCCCATAAGAATATCCACAAGTGAATCAAACAATAATTCTACTATGGAAATGGAAAGGAAAAAACTAATGGAAATGTTAAAAATAAATAATAAAGACAATATAATAAATAGCTATGGAATAAAACCCACCCTTCCCTATGATGTAGAAGGTGTGCTTGTGGAGAAAAAGGGCAAAGATATAAAAATAGAGAAAACCATAGATAATAAAACTGTAGAATATTCCTTAAGGCTCATGGAAGAGATAGATGCAAATCTAGGAGAACAAGTAAAGATTGAAAAAGAAGATATAATATCTTCCAAGGTTGAAGAAAAGGAAGATACAGTGGCAAATACCAAAGTATCTAAGCGAGCAGAGGAAATAATAAGAGAATTAGGATTAGAATATACTGAAGAAAATCTTAGAATGATTGAACATTTACTTAGTAGTGGAATAGCTATTACAAAAGAAAATATTAATTCCTATGTAAAATCCAAGGAATATTTAAATAAGATAATTGAAGGTATAGATAAAGATTCCTTTGTAAAACTCATGGACAGAGGTATAGACTTTGAAGAGGAAAATCTACAAAGATTATCAGAAGCCTTAGAAGAGATAAAAAATGAAAAAAAACCTTTCTCATTAAAAAGATTTTTAAGACTGGAAAGGGAATTGACATACAAAGAAGCAGAGGAAATATCAAAGGAAATCTATGGCCAAAAAATGGGCAAGGATGTATATGATACCATAATAGCATTACATAAGGGGAAAATACCTATTACAAGAGAGAATATAGACAAGACAATCGAAGTAATGTCAAAGATTCACAATCTTAAAAGCATAAAAGATGAGATCTATGTAAAAGTCCTAAATGAAGATAAATTATTTAATATAGATAATCTGTATAAACTAAGTAATTCATATACTACAAATCCAATAGAAGGAAGTATTGTGGCTAAAAACTTTGAAGCATTCACTATAACTAGTGAAGCTACTGTAGACAGCTTAAAGGAAATGTTAGTAAACCTAGATATAGAAAATAGCAATGAAAATATAAGTATTTTAAGAGAATTTATAGTCAATGATATGCTAATGGATAGAGATAAATATAATCAAGTTGTTTCTATGAAAGAAGCTGTAAAAGAATTAACAAATCTTCTTGGCAATACTGAAGTAGTAGAATTAATGGACAGGGATATTGATCCATTACAAGAGGATATTCACAAATTAGTAGAAGAATTAAAGAATTTTAGCAATGATAAAGACATAGATTCTCCAATAGATAATGAAAAAACCAAAGAAGTAATGAGTAATTTAGAGAAATTAGGAAGTATAAAAGACAAAGAACTATTGCAATTACTGAAGAATGGAGAAGACTTCACATTAAAGTCCATTAAAGAAATTGTAGATGCAAATGTAGAAAAGGGATTGAGTATAAACCATAAAGTTCTTGACAAGACCACTCATATATCTCATATTCTTAATACACTTGGGGAAAGGATAAGTGGGGATGTAATATCTCTAGCAGTCAGGAGGTATAGCAATATTACATTGGAAAACCTTTATACTAGCCAAGTAGAAGTAGGTACTACAGAGTCAAATATACTGCCAGTTGGTAAAGTACAAGAGGGATTAATATATGATGAATATCTAAGAGCTAGAAATAGTCTGACTACCAATATGGTAAAAGAAAGCATAAAAGAAGGTAAAATTCTTGAACATATGCCTCTTAATGAGTTAAACAATTATATGGATAAGAAGATAAATAGATATAGGGAAATAGATAGGATGGCTAAGGAGATAAAAAGTATCAAGGGACATGAAGAAAGAATACTTCCTATGATAACGAAAAATGGACTTCCTATGACATTGAAAGAAATCAATGATATTAACTCATTTTTAAATGGAGAAAAGGCTTTGCCAAATATCTTGAAGGGTATAACAGATCCAAACAATCCAAGATATGATGAAGAGTTGAAAGATGGTGTAAAACTACTTCAAGATAAGATATCAACAGCTATAAAGAATGGGGATGAATCCATTAAGGAAAGCTATAAGGAGTTGATAAATTCTTTAAGTAATTCTAATAGTTCATTTAGTGACAGAAAAGATCAAAATGAAGATATGGAAAAAGAAGAATATTTTAATACTTTAAATAAAATATCAAATAAGGATATAGTACTTCAACTTCCTATTGAAATGGATAATGAGTACAAGAGTCTAAATATTATAATTCCTAATAGCCATCAAGGCATAGATAAAAACAATATGAAGTTTTATATAAGTCTAGAAACAGAAAACCTTGGTCCAGTGACTATGGATATAAGTATAAAGGGTAAAGAAGTCCTAATTAATTTAAAAGAG
Encoded proteins:
- a CDS encoding J domain-containing protein, producing the protein MEYKDYYKILEVDKNSSQDEIKKSYRKLAKKYHPDLNPDNNKAQEKFKEINEAYEVLGDEDKKKKYDTFGSGYNFTNGQNFDPSQYGFGNGGYTYTSSGGGDFSDFFNMFFEGAGQRGSNRSGGFDLGNLFGGGRKSSKKVAPSYESELNITMEEGYHGITKDITLNIGGENKTLSVNIPKGIFPGKRLKVKGEKWGIKGDILFKINFMEDRKNELDGLNIISKLDLLPWEAALGEKKVVKTMDGKIKIDIPKAISSGKKIRIPKKGYKDMNGDQGDLFVEINIVNPPSLSEEEIELYEKLKEISQR
- a CDS encoding CD3324 family protein; amino-acid sequence: MSYKKAAEILPPRLLEEVQKYVDGGLIYIPKSGDRVGWGELTGSKDAIEKRNKEIIKLFQYGTKISKISEDYYLSLETVRKIVYGKKLL
- a CDS encoding YaaR family protein, whose product is MNRINKTGMENISPIQISRAVDKKAVKDTFKMKLNELEQDQIRIELKALYDKIETQSNKLSDKLFIDDLINYKKLVKEFLNITVNNSHVFFKESSLDRRGRHRIYSLVKKVDQELDELTQEFLDIENKRINILKRLNDIQGILMDIMT
- a CDS encoding DUF6240 domain-containing protein; this translates as MERKKLMEMLKINNKDNIINSYGIKPTLPYDVEGVLVEKKGKDIKIEKTIDNKTVEYSLRLMEEIDANLGEQVKIEKEDIISSKVEEKEDTVANTKVSKRAEEIIRELGLEYTEENLRMIEHLLSSGIAITKENINSYVKSKEYLNKIIEGIDKDSFVKLMDRGIDFEEENLQRLSEALEEIKNEKKPFSLKRFLRLERELTYKEAEEISKEIYGQKMGKDVYDTIIALHKGKIPITRENIDKTIEVMSKIHNLKSIKDEIYVKVLNEDKLFNIDNLYKLSNSYTTNPIEGSIVAKNFEAFTITSEATVDSLKEMLVNLDIENSNENISILREFIVNDMLMDRDKYNQVVSMKEAVKELTNLLGNTEVVELMDRDIDPLQEDIHKLVEELKNFSNDKDIDSPIDNEKTKEVMSNLEKLGSIKDKELLQLLKNGEDFTLKSIKEIVDANVEKGLSINHKVLDKTTHISHILNTLGERISGDVISLAVRRYSNITLENLYTSQVEVGTTESNILPVGKVQEGLIYDEYLRARNSLTTNMVKESIKEGKILEHMPLNELNNYMDKKINRYREIDRMAKEIKSIKGHEERILPMITKNGLPMTLKEINDINSFLNGEKALPNILKGITDPNNPRYDEELKDGVKLLQDKISTAIKNGDESIKESYKELINSLSNSNSSFSDRKDQNEDMEKEEYFNTLNKISNKDIVLQLPIEMDNEYKSLNIIIPNSHQGIDKNNMKFYISLETENLGPVTMDISIKGKEVLINLKEKDDILSSRMKELEVGLDNLGYTLAEENDLVSI